In Heyndrickxia vini, the sequence GTTTATGTTCATTTCATCCTGAATTGACAGATGATCTTCGGTTAACTCAATACTTTATTGATATGGTGGAAATTTTAAAAAACCGTAATAAATAGTTGCAAATAGGGAAAAATTGTAGTAAATTAATTGTTAAAATCTAGTCTAAAGCAGTGAGAGGAAATAGTAACAGGATTGACTTCTGTAGAGAGTCGGTGGTTGGTGTAAACCGATGAAGGAAGCTTGCGAATCCCTCCTCGAGTAAGGTACCGAACGAAATAAGGTTTGTGTTTAGTCGATTATCTGTCTAGTTCCTAGAGGTCAAATAACCTTCAGTTTATCGGAGCAGACTAAGGCTTCTCCTTTTCTTATTAGTAAGTACTTTCGGGTAAAACCGTTATCGATTAAGTGGAAAGTATTTATACTTTCAAACTGGGTGGCAACGCGGGTAACTCTCGTCCCTTTTTGGGGATGGGAGTTTTTTATTTTTAACAAGGAGGAGTTATAAATGCTTGATCTAAAATATTTACGGGCTAATTTTAACGAAGTAAAAGAGAAATTACAACACAGAGGCGAGGACCTTTCGGATTTTGATAAATTTGAGGAACTTGATACGAAAAGAAGAGAATTAATCGTCGCAACGGAGGATCTAAAAAGCAAACGCAATGAAGTAACACAAAAAATTGCCCAATTAAAGCGGGAAAAGCAAAATGCTGATGATTTAATTACAGAAATGCGCACGGTAGGTGATCAAATTAAACAATTTGATGATGAATTACGTGTTGTTGAGGAACAATTGGATCATTTACTATTGTCAATTCCCAATATTCCTCATGAAAGTACGCCTGTTGGTGAAACCGAAGACGACAATGTAGAAATCCGTAAATGGGGAGAGATTCGCGAATTCGACTTTGAACCGAAACCGCATTGGGATATAGCAACTGATTTGAATATTTTGGATTTTGAGCGTGCTGCAAAAGTAACAGGCAGCCGGTTCGTATTTTACAAAGGTTTAGGTGCTAGATTAGAAAGAGCATTATTTAATTTTATGTTGGATTTACATGTTGAAGAGCATGGATATGAAGAAATATTACCACCTTATATGGTGAACCGTACAAGCATGACAGGAACGGGTCAATTGCCTAAATTTGAAGAGGATGCTTTTTTGATTGATAGTGAGGATTATTTCTTAATTCCAACCGCTGAGGTTCCAGTGACAAATTTGCATCGTGATGAAATTTTAAGTAGTGATCAATTACCGATTAACTATGCTGCATTCAGTGCATGTTTCCGTTCTGAAGCAGGGTCTGCTGGCCGTGATACAAGGGGCTTGATCCGTCAACATCAATTTAATAAAGTAGAACTAGTGAAATTTGTTAAGCCAGAAGATTCATATGATGAATTAGAAAAGTTGACAGGAAATGCCGAGAAGGTTCTCCAATTACTTGGTCTGCCATATCGAGTAATGAGCATGTGTACAGCTGATTTAGGCTTTACAGCTGCAAAGAAATACGATATTGAAGTTTGGATACCAAGCTATAACACTTATCGTGAAATTTCATCTTGCAGTAATTTTGAATCTTTCCAAGCACGTCGAGCAAATATTCGTTTCAGAAGAGACACTAATGCAAAGCCGGAACATGTCCATACATTAAATGGTTCTGGACTGGCTATCGGCCGAACAGTTGCTGCTATATTGGAAAATTACCAACAGCCTGATGGCAGTGTAATGATTCCCGAAGTTTTACGTCCCTATATGCGTAATGTAGATAAAATTAATTTTAAATAAGATTAGTAATAAAAGATGGGGGGATTGTGCTCCCCCTTTCTTTATAAAAAGTTTCAAAAGACTGTTGACATTGTTGTTTTTAAATGATATATTATTTCTTGTCGATACGGAGGAATACCCAAGTCCGGCTGAAGGGATCGGTCTTGAAAACCGACAGGCGGGTTACACCGCGCGGGGGTTCGAATCCCTCTTCCTCCGCCATTAATAAAACAAAACGCGCATAAATCATTGGAGATTTAATGAAATTCGTTACTTAGTAACGAATTTTTTGTTATCATGAATAATTGGAGTGCAAATAAAAGCCGTCAACCAATTTGGTTGACGGCTATTTTTTTGCTTTAAGCATTAGGCGCTAGGTACTAACCTTTTTACTTTTGTAATTCTTTCGATTGTTTGAGGAAAAAACTAACCTTTTCAACGATAGGTTCTATGGTTGTCCCATCATTCATTAAATCATAATCTTTTATATTGATTCGTAAAACTGGACATGCATTAAAGGAATTTATCCAATTCTCATAACGCTTATGCATTTCAATCCAATATTCAATTGGTGTGTTCTGTTCCATTAATCTTCCACGCTTTTGAATTCGTTCCAAAATATCTTCAATTGAACCTTCTAGATAAATCAGTAAATCAGGGTGAGGAAAGTAAGGAGTCATAATCATTGCCTCAAATAGACTGGTATACGTCTCATAATCGACTTCGGACATGTTTCCTTTTTCATAATGCATTTGAGCGAAGATACCTGTATCCTCATAAATGGAACGGTCCTGTATAAATCCCCCTCCATATTCAAACATTCTTTTTTGCTCTTTAAATCGCTCTGCCAAAAAGTAAATTTGCAGATGGAAACTCCAACGTTTAAAATCTTGATAAAATTTATCTAAATATGGGTTTGTATCAACCTTTTCTAATGAGGTACGAAATCCTAACGAATTTGCCAATGTATTCGTCATCGTTGACTTCCCAACTCCAACTGTTCCTGCAACTGTAATAACCGTGTTTTTAGGAATTGAATATTTATTTCGAAGTTCCATTGATTTTTACCCCTTTTTGTAATAATAACGTGATTTTTTCAATTATATAATTTAAGTCATATGAGTTTTTTACAAAATCTAGTTCATCCCCATTAATCTGGAGGACAGGAATATCCGGATGCGTTTGTATAAAATCCTCCATAAATCTTTTGTAGTCAAAGGATAGTTGTTTAATATAATCAGGACTTATGTTTTTTTCAAAGTCCCGTCCACGCATTTTTATTCGCTTCATAACCGTATCTAAACTTGCATGAATGTAAATAACGATGTTTGGTTGAGGCATACCATCTGTTAAAATGTTAAAAATCTTTAAGTACTTAAAATACTGCTCTTCCTTCAGTGTTCTCTTTGCAAAAATGAGATTTTTAAATATATGATAATCCGCTACGACAGGTTGGTTAACATTTAGATAAGTATTCTTGATGTCCTCGAGCTGTTTGTAGCGATTACAAAGGAAAAACATTTCTAATTGAAAGCTCCATTCTTCTATATTTTGATAGAACTTTTCTAAAAACGGATTTTCATCTACAATTTCCTTTAAAAGATGGTAATGAAAATGTTCTGAGATTGCTTTCGCTAGAGAGGTTTTTCCTATTCCAATTGGTCCTTCAACCGTAATAAACGGTAAATTCTCCATTTATCTTCCTCCTCATGGTTGACCATTCATATAACTTTGTTCTTTTACTACAATTTGTTTGGAATAGAAATTTAAATTAAAAATAAGCCAATAGCTATTTTATCACATGTTTTTATAAGAGGGATAAATAAAAGAAAATGATCAATATTTGTAGGTAAATGAAAAAAATCCCTTTCTTATTTGAAAGGGATTTGCGTTTTACTTTTTTACAATATGGAAATTTTCAACTATGAGGAGCCAGTTTTGCGGAAAAGAAAGTCCAAGTTTCCAGTAACTCATTCCACGAAGTTTTAATTCTTTTACCAAATCAAATTTAGCTTGAATAGAGCGGGCATCTTCAAACCACACTTTATGTTTTTTGTTCTTTTCATCAACATAGTCGATGGTAGGAGCTTGTGCAGTCGAATCATAATTAATTGGAACATTATATTTTGCTGCAAGTTGGATTGCTTGTTGCGGACTAATGGCCTTTGCTGTATCTTTTCCAGGAGTGAAAGGAAGTGTCCAGTCATATCCATATAAATTTTGTCCCATTAAAATTTTGCTTGGGGGCATTTCAGTTATTGCATATTCTAAAACATCCCGAACAGAGTTGATAGGAGATACTGCCATTGGAGGTCCTCCACTATAGCCCCATTCATATGTCATAATAACAACAAAATCAACGATCTCTCCAATTGCTTTATAATTATGTGCCTCATACCAAAGTCCTTTTTGTGTCGCACTTGTTTTTGGTGCTAATGCTGCAGAAAGCATCCAATCCTCTTGGTTAAATCTTGTCTTTGCCTTTCTTAAAAACCGGGTGTATGCCTCCTGGTCAGCTGGCCGTAAAAATTCAAAGTCAATATGAATATCACGAAATCCATATTGTTTAGCTGTTTTCACTATATTATTTAGGAAGTTATTTTGAACTTCTTGGTCATTTAATAATATTCTTCCTAGTTCATCACTAAATTGCCCATTTTCCTGGTTGTAAATGGCCATCACTAATATATTCTGATTTGCCTCTGCTATAATTGCTAGATTTCCGAGTGGTGGTGCCACTAGAGATCCATCTCGTTTTACTTGAAATGCAAATGGTGATAAATAAGTTAGATAGGGTGCAGCTTTTCTTGCGCTGTTCT encodes:
- a CDS encoding deoxynucleoside kinase codes for the protein MENLPFITVEGPIGIGKTSLAKAISEHFHYHLLKEIVDENPFLEKFYQNIEEWSFQLEMFFLCNRYKQLEDIKNTYLNVNQPVVADYHIFKNLIFAKRTLKEEQYFKYLKIFNILTDGMPQPNIVIYIHASLDTVMKRIKMRGRDFEKNISPDYIKQLSFDYKRFMEDFIQTHPDIPVLQINGDELDFVKNSYDLNYIIEKITLLLQKGVKINGTSK
- a CDS encoding deoxynucleoside kinase, whose protein sequence is MELRNKYSIPKNTVITVAGTVGVGKSTMTNTLANSLGFRTSLEKVDTNPYLDKFYQDFKRWSFHLQIYFLAERFKEQKRMFEYGGGFIQDRSIYEDTGIFAQMHYEKGNMSEVDYETYTSLFEAMIMTPYFPHPDLLIYLEGSIEDILERIQKRGRLMEQNTPIEYWIEMHKRYENWINSFNACPVLRINIKDYDLMNDGTTIEPIVEKVSFFLKQSKELQK
- the serS gene encoding serine--tRNA ligase, with protein sequence MLDLKYLRANFNEVKEKLQHRGEDLSDFDKFEELDTKRRELIVATEDLKSKRNEVTQKIAQLKREKQNADDLITEMRTVGDQIKQFDDELRVVEEQLDHLLLSIPNIPHESTPVGETEDDNVEIRKWGEIREFDFEPKPHWDIATDLNILDFERAAKVTGSRFVFYKGLGARLERALFNFMLDLHVEEHGYEEILPPYMVNRTSMTGTGQLPKFEEDAFLIDSEDYFLIPTAEVPVTNLHRDEILSSDQLPINYAAFSACFRSEAGSAGRDTRGLIRQHQFNKVELVKFVKPEDSYDELEKLTGNAEKVLQLLGLPYRVMSMCTADLGFTAAKKYDIEVWIPSYNTYREISSCSNFESFQARRANIRFRRDTNAKPEHVHTLNGSGLAIGRTVAAILENYQQPDGSVMIPEVLRPYMRNVDKINFK
- a CDS encoding glycosyl hydrolase family 18 protein; translation: MQIHVVKQNETLAGIANAYRVPREELIVANEIPNPDDLVIGQTIVIPIVGSFYWVKQGESLWGIAQKFHLPYTELARINGISVNHPLHVGMQLYIPPKKKVDAEFNAYVEPFGNNVSQALENSARKAAPYLTYLSPFAFQVKRDGSLVAPPLGNLAIIAEANQNILVMAIYNQENGQFSDELGRILLNDQEVQNNFLNNIVKTAKQYGFRDIHIDFEFLRPADQEAYTRFLRKAKTRFNQEDWMLSAALAPKTSATQKGLWYEAHNYKAIGEIVDFVVIMTYEWGYSGGPPMAVSPINSVRDVLEYAITEMPPSKILMGQNLYGYDWTLPFTPGKDTAKAISPQQAIQLAAKYNVPINYDSTAQAPTIDYVDEKNKKHKVWFEDARSIQAKFDLVKELKLRGMSYWKLGLSFPQNWLLIVENFHIVKK